The Lepisosteus oculatus isolate fLepOcu1 chromosome 4, fLepOcu1.hap2, whole genome shotgun sequence genome window below encodes:
- the LOC102684717 gene encoding protein bicaudal C homolog 1 isoform X6, with the protein MEETKTQIAWPSKLKIGAKSKKDPHIKVCGKKDNVKEAKEKIMSVLDTKSNRVTLKMDVSHTEHSHVIGKGGNNIKKVMEDTGCHIHFPDSNRNNQAEKSNQVSIAGQPAGVEAARARIRELLPLVLMFELPAIIQLNPDPNSPAVQHISQTYNISVSFKQRSRLYGATGVVRGSQNNTTAVKRGTALLLEHLAGSLASAISVSSQLDIAPQHHLFMMGRNGSNIKHIMQRTGAQIHFPDPNNLQKKSTVYLQGTIDSVCLARQYLMGCLPLVLMFDIKEDIEVEPQCITSLMERLDVFISIKPKPKQPSKSVIVKSAERNALNMYEARRFLLGLENSGVSIPTSGTSTVICPVGLDILASAGLGLTSLGLLGPTAPSMNSSSAPNSLLNALNSTISPLQSSSSATPSPTLWSTSLSSPTSTSGFSSPLMIHPTTQATLTSILLSGVQGYAQSTPSPPPGLAPIDSQVNGGPECSKAPCSLNGHVKHPTSVYGRISASSLADKVLSPNHNDASKESSSHSSTEALTSKSGPDEGSNDAFVEVGMPRSPSHSASSNELKQMLGSSKLSTGKRQAVELLQGTKNSHLHTSEGLLSDSESSASESPLADKKAPGSERAAERAAQQNSERIRLAPQSSFANMQAFDYEQKKLLATKAMLKKPVVTEVRTPTNTWSGLGFSKSMPAETIKELRRANHVSYTPTMPTTYEQGSPLSLSRSNSREGVGSGSDSDNWRERNGSGPPGHSDFPSSVGSPKRKQNKSAEHYLSSSNYMDCISSMTGSNGCSLSTSFKGSDLPELFSKLGLGKYTDVFQQQEIDLQTFLTLTDQDLKELGITTFGARRKMLLAISELNKNRRKLFEPPNIRSSFLEGGASGRLTRQFHSDMASVSGRW; encoded by the exons ATCCTCATATCAAAGTTTGTGGAAAGAAGGACAATGTCAAGgaggcaaaagaaaaaataatgtctgTCCTTGATACAAAG AGCAATCGGGTGACGCTAAAAATGGACGTCTCTCACACAGAGCACTCCCACGTCATTGGTAAAGGTGGCAATAACATCAAAAAAGTTATGGAAGACACCGGGTGCCATATACATTTTCCAGACTCCAACAGAAATAACCAGGCTGAAAAGAGCAATCAG GTGTCTATCGCAGGCCAGCCTGCTGGAGTGGAGGCAGCCAGAGCCAGAATCAGG GAACTTCTTCCCCTGGTGCTGATGTTCGAATTGCCAGCAATTATCCAGCTCAACCCAGATCCCAACTCTCCAGCTGTCCAGCACATATCTCAGACCTATAACATTTCAGTGTCATTCAAGCAGCGTTCCAGACTCTATGGGGCTACTGGTGTTGTGAGAGGATCACAGAACAACACCACCGCTGTCAAG AGAGGTACAGCTCTGTTGCTAGAACATCTGGCCGGCAGCTTGGCCAGCGCCATCTCTGTCAGCTCTCAGCTCGACATCGCGCCCCAGCACCACCTCTTCATGATGGGCCGTAACGGCAGCAACATCAAACACATCATGCAAAGGACGGGAGCCCAGATTCATTTTCCCGACCCCAACAATCTGCAGAAGAAATCCACTGTCTACCTCCAGGGCACCATTGACTCTGTCTGCTTGGCGAGACAGTATCTCATG GGTTGCCTTCCTCTCGTGCTGATGTTTGATATCAAAGAGGACATTGAAGTTGAACCGCAGTGCATTACTTCATTGATGGAGCGCTTAGATGTCTTCATCAGCATCAAACCAAAGCCTAAACAGCCTAGCAAG TCGGTGATTGTGAAGAGTGCAGAAAGGAACGCCTTAAACATGTATGAAGCAAGAAGGTTTCTCCTGGGTCTCGAGAACAGCGGAGTTTCAATACCAACCAGCGGCACCTCCACAGTCATTTGCCCTGTGGGTCTGGACATCTTGGCTTCAGCTGGTCTGGGGCTCACCAGCTTAG GACTCTTGGGTCCAACTGCCCCTTCCATGAACAGCTCTTCTGCTCCTAACTCCCTCCTGAATGCTCTGAACAGCACCATCAGCCCACTACAGAGCTCCAGCTCTGCCACTCCCAGCCCCACCCTCTGGTCAACGTCCCTCTCGAGCCCTACGAGCACATCTG GATTCTCATCTCCTTTAATGATACACCCAACCACGCAAGCCACCCTGACGAGTATACTGCTTTCTGGAGTCCAGGGCTACGCCCAGAGCACCCCTTCCCCTCCCCCTGGTCTGGCACCCATCGACTCTCAAGTCAACGGAGGCCCCGAGTGCAGCAAAGCCCCCTGCTCTCTGAATGGCCATGTCAAG CATCCCACCTCGGTGTACGGCAGGATATCAGCGTCTTCTCTAGCAGATAAAGTTTTGAGCCCAAATCACAATGATGCTTCCAAAGAGAGCAGCAGTCACAGTTCCACAGAGGCTCTCACCAGCAAATCCGGCCCCGACGAAG GATCAAACGATGCTTTTGTCGAAGTAGGAATGCCAAGAAGTCCTTCCCATTCAGCCAGCAGCAACGAACTGAAACAGATGTTGGGATCTTCAAAGTTGTCTACTGGCAAGCGACAAGCTGTGGAGCTCCTACAGGGCACCAAGAACTCTCACCTGCA CACCTCGGAGGGCCTGCTCTCGGACTCCGAGTCCAGCGCGTCCGAGAGCCCGCTGGCGGACAAGAAGGCGCCCGGGAGCGAGCGCGCGGCGGAGAGAGCGGCCCAGCAGAACTCGGAGCGGATCCGCCTGGCACCGCAGTCCTCTTTCGCCAACATGCAG GCTTTTGACTATGAACAGAAGAAGCTGTTGGCAACTAAAG CAATGTTGAAGAAGCCTGTGGTGACAGAGGTGCGGACCCCCACTAACACATGGAGCGGCCTGGGTTTCTCCAAATCCATGCCAGCAGAAACCATCAAGGAGCTGCGCAGGGCTAACCATGTGTCCTACACGCCCACTATGCCTACCACTTACGAG CAGGGttctcctctgtctctttcGCGGTCCAAcagtcgggaaggtgtgggaaGTGGGAGCGACTCGGACAACTGGCGAGAGAGGAACGGGAGTGGGCCCCCAGGCCACTCGGATTTCCCTTCGTCCGTCGGCAGCCCTaagaggaaacaaaacaaatcag ctgaacACTATCTCAGCAGCAGTAACTATATGGATTGTATTTCATCAATGACTGGCAGCAATGGATGCAGCCTGAGCACTTCTTTCAAAGGGTCTGATCTTCCTGAGCTTTTTAGCAAACTGGGGCTGGGAAAGTATACTGATGTCTTTCAACAGCAGGAG atTGATCTTCAGACATTCTTAACGTTGACAGATCAGGACCTCAAGGAACTTGGCATTACTACGTTTGGTGCTAGAAGGAAAATGTTGCTTGCAATTTCAG
- the LOC102684717 gene encoding protein bicaudal C homolog 1 isoform X5 yields the protein MRARIKCKAATEGKVNGGEDFFQKVMEETKTQIAWPSKLKIGAKSKKDPHIKVCGKKDNVKEAKEKIMSVLDTKSNRVTLKMDVSHTEHSHVIGKGGNNIKKVMEDTGCHIHFPDSNRNNQAEKSNQVSIAGQPAGVEAARARIRELLPLVLMFELPAIIQLNPDPNSPAVQHISQTYNISVSFKQRSRLYGATGVVRGSQNNTTAVKRGTALLLEHLAGSLASAISVSSQLDIAPQHHLFMMGRNGSNIKHIMQRTGAQIHFPDPNNLQKKSTVYLQGTIDSVCLARQYLMGCLPLVLMFDIKEDIEVEPQCITSLMERLDVFISIKPKPKQPSKSVIVKSAERNALNMYEARRFLLGLENSGVSIPTSGTSTVICPVGLDILASAGLGLTSLGLLGPTAPSMNSSSAPNSLLNALNSTISPLQSSSSATPSPTLWSTSLSSPTSTSGFSSPLMIHPTTQATLTSILLSGVQGYAQSTPSPPPGLAPIDSQVNGGPECSKAPCSLNGHVKHPTSVYGRISASSLADKVLSPNHNDASKESSSHSSTEALTSKSGPDEGSNDAFVEVGMPRSPSHSASSNELKQMLGSSKLSTGKRQAVELLQGTKNSHLHTSEGLLSDSESSASESPLADKKAPGSERAAERAAQQNSERIRLAPQSSFANMQAFDYEQKKLLATKAMLKKPVVTEVRTPTNTWSGLGFSKSMPAETIKELRRANHVSYTPTMPTTYEQGSPLSLSRSNSREGVGSGSDSDNWRERNGSGPPGHSDFPSSVGSPKRKQNKSAEHYLSSSNYMDCISSMTGSNGCSLSTSFKGSDLPELFSKLGLGKYTDVFQQQEIDLQTFLTLTDQDLKELGITTFGARRKMLLAISELNKNRRKLFEPPNIRSSFLEGGASGRLTRQFHSDMASVSGRW from the exons ATCCTCATATCAAAGTTTGTGGAAAGAAGGACAATGTCAAGgaggcaaaagaaaaaataatgtctgTCCTTGATACAAAG AGCAATCGGGTGACGCTAAAAATGGACGTCTCTCACACAGAGCACTCCCACGTCATTGGTAAAGGTGGCAATAACATCAAAAAAGTTATGGAAGACACCGGGTGCCATATACATTTTCCAGACTCCAACAGAAATAACCAGGCTGAAAAGAGCAATCAG GTGTCTATCGCAGGCCAGCCTGCTGGAGTGGAGGCAGCCAGAGCCAGAATCAGG GAACTTCTTCCCCTGGTGCTGATGTTCGAATTGCCAGCAATTATCCAGCTCAACCCAGATCCCAACTCTCCAGCTGTCCAGCACATATCTCAGACCTATAACATTTCAGTGTCATTCAAGCAGCGTTCCAGACTCTATGGGGCTACTGGTGTTGTGAGAGGATCACAGAACAACACCACCGCTGTCAAG AGAGGTACAGCTCTGTTGCTAGAACATCTGGCCGGCAGCTTGGCCAGCGCCATCTCTGTCAGCTCTCAGCTCGACATCGCGCCCCAGCACCACCTCTTCATGATGGGCCGTAACGGCAGCAACATCAAACACATCATGCAAAGGACGGGAGCCCAGATTCATTTTCCCGACCCCAACAATCTGCAGAAGAAATCCACTGTCTACCTCCAGGGCACCATTGACTCTGTCTGCTTGGCGAGACAGTATCTCATG GGTTGCCTTCCTCTCGTGCTGATGTTTGATATCAAAGAGGACATTGAAGTTGAACCGCAGTGCATTACTTCATTGATGGAGCGCTTAGATGTCTTCATCAGCATCAAACCAAAGCCTAAACAGCCTAGCAAG TCGGTGATTGTGAAGAGTGCAGAAAGGAACGCCTTAAACATGTATGAAGCAAGAAGGTTTCTCCTGGGTCTCGAGAACAGCGGAGTTTCAATACCAACCAGCGGCACCTCCACAGTCATTTGCCCTGTGGGTCTGGACATCTTGGCTTCAGCTGGTCTGGGGCTCACCAGCTTAG GACTCTTGGGTCCAACTGCCCCTTCCATGAACAGCTCTTCTGCTCCTAACTCCCTCCTGAATGCTCTGAACAGCACCATCAGCCCACTACAGAGCTCCAGCTCTGCCACTCCCAGCCCCACCCTCTGGTCAACGTCCCTCTCGAGCCCTACGAGCACATCTG GATTCTCATCTCCTTTAATGATACACCCAACCACGCAAGCCACCCTGACGAGTATACTGCTTTCTGGAGTCCAGGGCTACGCCCAGAGCACCCCTTCCCCTCCCCCTGGTCTGGCACCCATCGACTCTCAAGTCAACGGAGGCCCCGAGTGCAGCAAAGCCCCCTGCTCTCTGAATGGCCATGTCAAG CATCCCACCTCGGTGTACGGCAGGATATCAGCGTCTTCTCTAGCAGATAAAGTTTTGAGCCCAAATCACAATGATGCTTCCAAAGAGAGCAGCAGTCACAGTTCCACAGAGGCTCTCACCAGCAAATCCGGCCCCGACGAAG GATCAAACGATGCTTTTGTCGAAGTAGGAATGCCAAGAAGTCCTTCCCATTCAGCCAGCAGCAACGAACTGAAACAGATGTTGGGATCTTCAAAGTTGTCTACTGGCAAGCGACAAGCTGTGGAGCTCCTACAGGGCACCAAGAACTCTCACCTGCA CACCTCGGAGGGCCTGCTCTCGGACTCCGAGTCCAGCGCGTCCGAGAGCCCGCTGGCGGACAAGAAGGCGCCCGGGAGCGAGCGCGCGGCGGAGAGAGCGGCCCAGCAGAACTCGGAGCGGATCCGCCTGGCACCGCAGTCCTCTTTCGCCAACATGCAG GCTTTTGACTATGAACAGAAGAAGCTGTTGGCAACTAAAG CAATGTTGAAGAAGCCTGTGGTGACAGAGGTGCGGACCCCCACTAACACATGGAGCGGCCTGGGTTTCTCCAAATCCATGCCAGCAGAAACCATCAAGGAGCTGCGCAGGGCTAACCATGTGTCCTACACGCCCACTATGCCTACCACTTACGAG CAGGGttctcctctgtctctttcGCGGTCCAAcagtcgggaaggtgtgggaaGTGGGAGCGACTCGGACAACTGGCGAGAGAGGAACGGGAGTGGGCCCCCAGGCCACTCGGATTTCCCTTCGTCCGTCGGCAGCCCTaagaggaaacaaaacaaatcag ctgaacACTATCTCAGCAGCAGTAACTATATGGATTGTATTTCATCAATGACTGGCAGCAATGGATGCAGCCTGAGCACTTCTTTCAAAGGGTCTGATCTTCCTGAGCTTTTTAGCAAACTGGGGCTGGGAAAGTATACTGATGTCTTTCAACAGCAGGAG atTGATCTTCAGACATTCTTAACGTTGACAGATCAGGACCTCAAGGAACTTGGCATTACTACGTTTGGTGCTAGAAGGAAAATGTTGCTTGCAATTTCAG